The proteins below come from a single Crossiella sp. CA-258035 genomic window:
- a CDS encoding response regulator transcription factor, which yields MVRVIIADDEPLVRAGIKLVLSAAEDIEVIAEAGDGRAAIAEVTARSADVLLLDIRMPGMDGLSALAELTGLAPGTRVVILTTFGESEYIGRALDAGAAGFLLKDSAPEELIRAVRVVAAGEAYLSPSVTKWVINRVSATGGNAKAVDAQRRMDVLTDREREVLELLAQGLSNADIGGRLYMSEATVKMYVSRVLGKLDCSNRVQAAILAHEAGLGGT from the coding sequence GTGGTCCGGGTGATCATCGCCGATGACGAGCCGCTGGTGCGGGCGGGCATCAAGCTCGTGCTCTCCGCGGCCGAGGACATCGAGGTGATCGCCGAGGCCGGGGACGGCCGCGCGGCCATCGCCGAGGTCACCGCCCGCTCCGCCGACGTGCTGCTGCTGGACATCCGCATGCCCGGCATGGACGGGTTGTCCGCGCTGGCCGAGCTGACCGGCCTGGCCCCCGGCACCAGGGTCGTCATCCTGACCACCTTCGGCGAGTCGGAGTACATCGGCCGCGCCCTGGACGCCGGGGCGGCCGGGTTCCTGCTCAAGGACTCCGCGCCGGAGGAGCTGATCCGCGCAGTACGGGTGGTCGCCGCGGGCGAGGCATACCTCTCGCCCTCGGTGACCAAGTGGGTGATCAACCGGGTCTCGGCCACCGGCGGCAACGCCAAGGCGGTGGACGCCCAGCGCCGCATGGACGTGCTCACCGACCGCGAGCGCGAGGTGCTGGAACTGCTCGCCCAGGGCCTGTCCAACGCCGACATCGGCGGCAGGCTCTACATGAGCGAGGCCACCGTGAAGATGTACGTCAGCCGGGTGCTGGGCAAGCTCGACTGCTCGAACCGGGTGCAGGCCGCGATCCTGGCGCACGAGGCCGGACTCGGTGGCACCTGA
- a CDS encoding GNAT family N-acetyltransferase: MIAPTAPFERLTPADLPACSALSVDREWPREQAKWRFLMEVGEVHALRDPDGGLAATAVLTRYGAELVAVSMVLVAARHARQGLGARLMRHAIAQADGATLALTATAQGLGLYQQLGFHSHGRIAYHRGRFQAEPGAAGHSRAATEADLPAILGLDRAVFGADRTHVLNRLPEFAEQLRVVEDGGRLTGFAGAWRNDDHLVLGPVVAQTPELAKALVTDLAAGAGEAEVRLDVDDVHTGLMEWARARGLAPGFQSTIMTYGGPLASDRDRLYSPLMQALG; this comes from the coding sequence ATGATCGCCCCGACCGCGCCGTTCGAGCGCCTCACCCCCGCTGACCTGCCCGCCTGCTCCGCGCTCTCGGTGGACCGGGAGTGGCCGCGCGAGCAGGCCAAGTGGCGGTTCCTGATGGAGGTCGGCGAGGTGCACGCGCTGCGCGACCCCGACGGCGGACTGGCCGCGACCGCGGTGCTCACCCGCTACGGCGCCGAGCTGGTCGCGGTCAGCATGGTCCTGGTCGCCGCCCGGCACGCCCGCCAGGGCCTGGGCGCCCGCCTGATGCGGCACGCCATCGCCCAGGCCGACGGGGCGACCCTGGCGCTGACCGCCACCGCCCAGGGCCTCGGGCTCTACCAGCAGCTCGGCTTCCACAGCCACGGCCGGATCGCCTACCACCGGGGCCGCTTCCAGGCCGAACCCGGCGCGGCCGGGCACAGCAGGGCGGCCACCGAGGCGGACCTGCCCGCGATCCTGGGGCTGGACCGCGCGGTGTTCGGCGCCGACCGGACACACGTGCTGAACCGCCTGCCCGAGTTCGCCGAACAGCTGCGGGTGGTCGAGGACGGCGGCAGGCTGACCGGGTTCGCCGGGGCCTGGCGCAACGATGACCACCTGGTCCTCGGGCCGGTGGTGGCGCAGACGCCCGAGCTGGCCAAGGCGCTGGTCACCGACCTGGCCGCGGGGGCGGGCGAGGCGGAGGTGCGCCTGGACGTCGACGACGTGCACACCGGCCTGATGGAGTGGGCGCGGGCGCGCGGGCTGGCGCCGGGGTTCCAGTCCACGATCATGACCTACGGCGGCCCGCTGGCTTCGGACCGGGACCGGCTCTACAGCCCCCTGATGCAGGCGCTGGGCTGA
- a CDS encoding MFS transporter translates to MSERSDRAAIAVMFTLAGMANGNWSGRIPWVQEALALGPGAMGLALTAPGIGSILGAPVAARLVSRWGSQAVTTGAMCALAVATALVTLSPGLPALVGLLVLLGLSSGVGDIAANANGAEIERGHGRPVLSGLHAMWSVGALLGTATAGAVAAAGVPAPPHLAAVGVLTIVVAALTGRFLRAEPPAPRGAPVFAWPGRPVLLIGLIGLSSVFVEAAVANWGAILLIQEMAATPGVAALGFGVFSVALALARLSGDWLVARFDRVVLVRVSTGVGAIGLAVLLLGGSVVTGFAGLVLLAAGVALASPLAFSAAGSREQAHDRGRNVAAVAVLRFAGLLAGPALVGAVAQGAGLQAGFGLAGLALAVIALLAHVLRVGTGEHAGTRRGR, encoded by the coding sequence ATGAGCGAGCGCAGCGATCGGGCCGCCATCGCGGTCATGTTCACCCTGGCCGGTATGGCCAACGGCAACTGGTCCGGCCGCATCCCGTGGGTGCAGGAGGCGCTCGCGCTCGGCCCTGGCGCCATGGGGCTCGCGCTCACCGCGCCCGGGATCGGCTCGATCCTGGGCGCCCCGGTGGCGGCCCGACTGGTGTCGCGGTGGGGCAGCCAGGCGGTGACCACCGGGGCGATGTGCGCCCTGGCGGTGGCGACCGCGCTGGTCACGCTCTCCCCCGGCTTGCCGGCCCTGGTCGGGTTGCTGGTGCTGCTGGGGCTGTCCTCCGGGGTCGGGGACATCGCCGCCAACGCCAACGGCGCGGAGATCGAACGTGGCCACGGCCGCCCGGTGCTCTCCGGGCTGCACGCCATGTGGAGCGTGGGTGCGTTGCTGGGCACGGCCACGGCGGGCGCGGTGGCCGCGGCCGGCGTTCCCGCGCCGCCGCACCTGGCCGCGGTGGGCGTGCTGACCATCGTCGTGGCCGCGCTGACCGGGCGGTTCCTCCGAGCGGAGCCACCGGCGCCGAGGGGTGCGCCGGTGTTCGCCTGGCCGGGCAGGCCGGTGCTGTTGATCGGGCTCATCGGTCTCAGCTCGGTCTTCGTGGAGGCGGCCGTGGCCAACTGGGGGGCGATCCTGCTGATCCAGGAGATGGCGGCCACCCCGGGCGTGGCGGCGCTGGGGTTCGGCGTGTTCTCCGTGGCCCTGGCGCTGGCCCGGCTCAGCGGCGACTGGCTGGTGGCGCGGTTCGACCGGGTGGTGCTGGTGCGGGTGAGCACCGGCGTGGGGGCAATCGGGTTGGCGGTGCTGCTGCTGGGTGGTTCGGTGGTCACCGGGTTCGCCGGGCTGGTGCTGCTCGCCGCCGGGGTGGCGCTGGCCTCGCCGCTGGCCTTCAGCGCCGCGGGCAGCCGGGAGCAGGCGCACGACCGGGGGCGCAACGTGGCCGCGGTGGCGGTGTTGCGGTTCGCCGGTCTGCTCGCCGGGCCGGCCCTGGTGGGGGCGGTCGCCCAGGGCGCGGGCCTGCAGGCCGGGTTCGGCCTCGCCGGCCTCGCCCTCGCGGTGATCGCACTCCTGGCGCACGTGTTGCGAGTGGGGACCGGCGAGCACGCCGGAACGAGGAGGGGACGATGA
- a CDS encoding glycosyltransferase, which produces MASTIGMVIPAHNAEWFLDQALASVAWQSRPVQQVVLVDDGSTDGTAERASRWTDVLPLRVVRSPRRGGIGHARRLGIEHLDTDLVLQLDADDLLLPHHVRAMAQAHERHPGLISPRPLLWDGAGDWRAATYYKNRLPAPGDQLAQLLLLNYVVVGAMFDRRRYQEVGGYRGCAFSEDWDLWLRLVAAGERVTKLETATYVYRRHPGSFSVGVNRQHVQTVVLENFLADCAEGRYRRIAKLSMLQRLGARYLDRLPPVRAPEQVLAVLGVAADRLAAVGHDPELGLVLHEAAADRVSVVDLGPAEELRLVLHGRELPDGFQVDYVHDESLRLRWSSLLEAAS; this is translated from the coding sequence ATGGCATCGACGATCGGCATGGTCATCCCGGCGCACAACGCCGAATGGTTCCTGGACCAGGCGCTGGCCTCGGTGGCGTGGCAGTCCCGGCCGGTCCAGCAGGTCGTCCTCGTCGACGACGGCTCCACCGACGGGACCGCCGAGCGCGCGAGCCGGTGGACGGACGTGCTGCCGCTGCGGGTGGTGCGGTCCCCGCGCCGCGGCGGGATCGGCCACGCACGCCGACTGGGCATCGAGCACCTGGACACCGACCTGGTGCTCCAGCTCGACGCCGATGACCTCCTGCTGCCGCACCACGTGCGGGCGATGGCGCAGGCGCACGAACGCCACCCCGGGCTGATCAGTCCCCGGCCGCTGCTGTGGGACGGGGCCGGGGACTGGCGGGCCGCGACCTACTACAAGAACCGACTGCCCGCGCCGGGTGACCAGCTGGCCCAGCTGCTGCTGCTCAACTACGTCGTGGTCGGCGCGATGTTCGACCGGCGTCGCTATCAGGAGGTCGGCGGTTACCGCGGCTGCGCCTTCTCCGAGGACTGGGACCTGTGGCTGCGGCTGGTCGCGGCCGGGGAGCGGGTGACCAAGCTGGAGACCGCCACCTACGTCTACCGCAGGCATCCCGGCAGCTTCTCGGTCGGGGTGAACCGGCAGCACGTGCAGACGGTGGTGCTGGAGAACTTCCTCGCCGACTGCGCCGAGGGCCGATACCGGCGGATCGCGAAGCTGTCGATGCTGCAGCGCCTGGGCGCCCGCTACCTGGACCGGCTCCCACCCGTCCGCGCTCCTGAGCAGGTACTGGCGGTGCTGGGCGTCGCGGCTGACCGGCTCGCCGCCGTCGGGCACGACCCCGAACTCGGGCTGGTGCTGCACGAGGCCGCGGCGGACCGGGTGTCGGTGGTGGATCTCGGCCCGGCGGAGGAACTGAGACTGGTGCTGCACGGCCGCGAGCTGCCTGACGGCTTCCAGGTCGACTACGTCCACGACGAGTCGCTGCGGCTGCGGTGGAGCTCGCTGCTGGAGGCGGCGTCATGA
- a CDS encoding DUF4132 domain-containing protein: MGWKEHDARAKELLAPLREGGHEQWRDSLAGEPPERIGSALMTLVRLTATGRFDRHYWHDLRESAAAALRRPFTVTAAEAELVAGVAAKATCADPVVPFKIATALAEHAGSAAALRILLAALDERADLFPRDRSALRARMVAALPGDSGELDLSVLLPVDGWSAAVRDALPAYEPAAASAVLRQLAAATGSKPGKAWSAATAALLEDPAAADVLRMLVERVADAPALPSKDPWGEFAPIVVDDRNADVVRASAWAAAGVPREWVVPALLGLVRRAMSGEDGWILSKKVVNAGILALGLRGDAEALRTLAKLDTTTRDNGDRKRIAAALEIAGGKLGLTPGQLAEQLVDPAGFAADGTAEYAEESVRARLTLAEDLKLTVRWQSGPDWLAKPPADAPEAAVRAVKRRIAEAKATIAAEKRRLEGLFAEDREWALADWRRHYLEHPVTGRIATRLLWRIGETTGLPTGSRLVTLDGEVELPAEATVRLWHPLRATTEEVAAWRTWLLDKEFRQPAKQAFREVYPLTEAERATGTYSNRFAAHILRYGQTYALFKERGWPANYLGPYDGGYEGRARREFRDAGVVAVFEHFPVDPDHSGPPQLCSTDRVWFHRASDRGQTPLALTEVPELVFTEAMRDVDLFTGVCSIALDPDWADRGQDAHHDYWHRVSFGALSALAEVRRDVLARLLPKLAVADRVELTDRFVRVRGKLATYRVHLGSANILIEPDDRYLCVVPGGRAKGGKVHLPFEGDELLSVILSKVLLLAADDKITDPAHHQPAGPADAAKFED, encoded by the coding sequence GTGGGGTGGAAGGAACACGACGCGCGGGCCAAGGAGCTGCTGGCGCCGTTGCGCGAGGGCGGGCACGAGCAGTGGCGGGACAGTCTGGCCGGTGAGCCGCCGGAGCGGATCGGATCGGCGCTGATGACGCTGGTGCGCCTGACGGCCACCGGGCGCTTCGACCGCCACTACTGGCACGACCTGCGGGAGTCGGCGGCGGCCGCGCTGCGCAGGCCGTTCACGGTCACCGCGGCCGAGGCCGAGCTCGTCGCCGGGGTCGCGGCCAAGGCCACCTGCGCCGACCCGGTGGTGCCGTTCAAGATCGCCACCGCGCTGGCCGAGCACGCCGGGTCCGCGGCGGCCCTGCGGATCCTGCTGGCGGCGCTGGACGAACGGGCGGACCTGTTCCCCAGGGACCGCAGCGCGCTGCGGGCGCGGATGGTCGCGGCCCTGCCAGGGGACTCCGGCGAGCTGGACCTGTCCGTGCTGCTGCCGGTGGACGGCTGGTCCGCGGCGGTGCGCGACGCCCTGCCCGCCTACGAGCCCGCCGCCGCCTCCGCGGTGCTGCGGCAGCTGGCCGCGGCCACCGGCAGCAAACCCGGCAAGGCCTGGTCCGCCGCGACCGCCGCCCTGCTCGAAGACCCCGCCGCGGCTGACGTGCTGCGGATGCTGGTGGAGCGGGTGGCCGACGCCCCGGCGTTGCCCAGCAAGGATCCCTGGGGCGAGTTCGCACCCATCGTGGTCGACGACCGCAACGCCGACGTGGTGCGCGCCTCGGCCTGGGCCGCGGCCGGGGTGCCGAGGGAGTGGGTGGTGCCCGCGCTGCTCGGCCTGGTGCGGCGGGCGATGAGCGGCGAGGACGGCTGGATCCTCAGCAAGAAGGTGGTCAACGCGGGCATCCTGGCCCTCGGCCTGCGCGGCGACGCCGAGGCCCTGCGCACGCTGGCCAAACTGGACACCACCACCAGGGACAACGGCGACCGCAAGCGGATCGCTGCCGCGCTGGAGATCGCGGGCGGCAAGCTCGGGCTCACCCCCGGCCAGCTCGCCGAGCAGCTGGTCGACCCGGCCGGGTTCGCCGCCGACGGGACCGCCGAGTACGCCGAGGAGTCGGTGCGCGCCCGGCTCACCCTGGCCGAGGACCTGAAGCTGACCGTGCGCTGGCAGTCCGGCCCGGACTGGCTGGCCAAGCCGCCCGCGGATGCGCCGGAAGCGGCGGTGCGCGCGGTCAAGCGGCGGATCGCCGAGGCCAAGGCCACCATCGCGGCGGAGAAGCGGCGGCTGGAGGGCCTGTTCGCCGAGGACCGCGAGTGGGCACTGGCCGACTGGCGGCGCCACTACCTGGAGCACCCGGTCACCGGCCGGATCGCCACCCGCCTGCTGTGGCGCATCGGCGAGACGACCGGACTGCCCACCGGCTCCCGCCTGGTCACCCTGGACGGCGAGGTCGAGCTCCCGGCCGAGGCCACGGTGCGGCTGTGGCACCCGCTGCGCGCGACCACCGAGGAGGTCGCCGCCTGGCGGACCTGGTTGCTGGACAAGGAGTTCCGCCAGCCGGCCAAACAGGCCTTCCGCGAGGTGTACCCGCTCACCGAGGCCGAACGCGCCACCGGCACCTACTCCAACCGCTTCGCCGCGCACATCCTGCGCTACGGCCAGACCTACGCCCTGTTCAAGGAACGCGGCTGGCCGGCCAACTACCTCGGCCCCTACGACGGCGGCTACGAAGGCCGGGCTCGGCGGGAGTTCCGGGACGCCGGCGTGGTCGCGGTCTTCGAGCACTTCCCGGTGGACCCCGACCACTCCGGCCCGCCCCAGCTGTGCTCCACCGACCGGGTCTGGTTCCACCGCGCGAGCGACCGCGGCCAGACCCCGCTGGCCCTGACCGAGGTGCCGGAGCTGGTGTTCACCGAGGCCATGCGCGATGTCGACCTCTTCACCGGGGTCTGCTCCATCGCACTGGACCCGGACTGGGCCGACCGCGGCCAGGACGCCCACCACGACTACTGGCACCGGGTCTCCTTCGGCGCGCTCAGCGCACTGGCCGAGGTGCGCAGGGACGTGCTCGCCCGCCTGCTGCCCAAGCTCGCCGTGGCCGACCGGGTGGAGCTGACCGACCGGTTCGTCCGGGTGCGCGGCAAGCTCGCCACCTACCGGGTGCACCTGGGCTCGGCCAACATCCTCATCGAACCCGACGACCGGTACCTGTGCGTGGTGCCGGGCGGGCGGGCCAAGGGCGGCAAGGTGCACCTGCCCTTCGAGGGCGATGAGCTGCTCAGCGTGATCCTGTCCAAGGTGCTGCTGCTGGCCGCCGACGACAAGATCACCGACCCGGCCCATCACCAGCCAGCTGGCCCAGCGGACGCCGCGAAATTCGAGGATTGA
- a CDS encoding protein phosphatase 2C domain-containing protein — MRVCLESRAGSALRPGPARRHNEDWAMALPEAVVVLDGAGTPPEVRTGCTHGAAWYVRSLGALLAAGLSKGEAPLAEVLAESISDLAAAHGRDCDTTHPGSPSATVAMLRRRGGTVDYLVLCDAIVLLDLDGAVEAVSDDRCHRIPVAPGHTPETAPESIRQAQRLRNTPSGFWVASTDPEAAHQALAGSVTAHRLRRAALLSDGAGRLVTLFHAADWAHTMDLLEAGGPRALLDVVRRHESADPDCVRWPRLKRHDDATAVWCLPGGED; from the coding sequence ATGCGGGTCTGCCTGGAATCCCGGGCCGGGTCGGCCCTGCGTCCCGGCCCGGCCCGGCGGCACAACGAGGACTGGGCGATGGCGCTGCCGGAGGCGGTGGTCGTGCTGGACGGGGCGGGCACGCCCCCGGAGGTCCGCACCGGCTGCACGCACGGTGCCGCCTGGTACGTCCGCAGTCTCGGCGCGCTGCTGGCCGCCGGCCTCAGCAAGGGGGAGGCGCCGCTGGCGGAGGTGCTCGCCGAGTCGATCAGCGATCTGGCCGCCGCCCACGGTCGGGACTGCGACACCACCCACCCCGGCTCTCCCTCGGCCACGGTGGCGATGCTGCGGCGACGCGGTGGCACGGTGGACTACCTGGTGCTCTGCGACGCCATCGTGCTGCTGGATCTGGACGGGGCGGTCGAGGCGGTCAGCGACGACCGCTGCCACCGCATCCCCGTCGCACCCGGCCACACCCCCGAGACCGCGCCAGAGTCGATCCGGCAGGCACAGCGGCTGCGCAACACACCCAGCGGGTTCTGGGTGGCCAGCACCGACCCGGAGGCGGCCCACCAGGCACTCGCCGGCAGCGTGACCGCCCATCGGCTGCGGCGGGCGGCCTTGCTCAGCGACGGCGCGGGGCGACTGGTCACGCTGTTCCACGCCGCGGACTGGGCGCACACCATGGACCTGCTCGAGGCCGGCGGACCGCGGGCCCTGCTGGACGTGGTGCGCAGGCACGAGTCGGCCGATCCGGACTGCGTGCGCTGGCCGCGGCTCAAGCGGCACGACGACGCCACCGCCGTGTGGTGCCTGCCCGGCGGGGAGGACTGA
- a CDS encoding sensor domain-containing protein, whose product MAVAHRVGRFALLSWTIPLLVYAALGMVLFGLVIASFALYTVWLGLPMSVLCFAVLRGYNDLHRRWAGAVLGVRIGRPYRLRTNKGFFRLLRHVMTDPASWRDFAWLPLNLVASIAACSVTLALFFAGLGGIVALPWFIWPFLPDGASFSLTFWTIDSWSSAFFVGTGHGIVYLALWYIGSQWIFRGYASLARMLLAPTEKTMLVTRVRELSESRADAVDTQAAELRRIERDLHDGAQARMVAMGMSLGMAEQLMAKDPQAAQELLAEARQANTQALAELRDLVRGIHPPVLADRGLAGAVQALVMANPLPTDVEIELPGRLPAPVESAAYFAVAEALTNVVKHSGAAKAWVRLTHSDGQLHVLVGDDGHGGADASGGTGLRGIERRLSAFDGRVMVTSPPGGPTVVVMDLPCEPVPSTVSGDA is encoded by the coding sequence ATGGCCGTGGCACACCGCGTTGGCAGGTTCGCCCTGTTGTCCTGGACGATCCCGCTGCTGGTGTACGCCGCGCTGGGCATGGTGCTGTTCGGGTTGGTGATCGCCTCCTTCGCGCTGTACACGGTGTGGCTGGGCCTGCCGATGTCGGTGCTGTGCTTCGCGGTCCTGCGCGGCTACAACGACCTGCACCGCCGCTGGGCAGGCGCGGTGCTGGGGGTGCGGATCGGCCGCCCGTACCGGCTGCGCACGAACAAGGGCTTCTTCCGGCTGCTGCGGCACGTGATGACCGACCCGGCCAGCTGGCGGGACTTCGCCTGGCTGCCGCTGAACCTGGTCGCCTCGATCGCGGCCTGCTCGGTCACCCTGGCCCTGTTCTTCGCCGGGCTGGGCGGGATCGTCGCGCTGCCCTGGTTCATCTGGCCGTTCCTGCCCGACGGGGCGAGCTTCAGCCTGACCTTCTGGACCATCGACTCCTGGTCCAGCGCGTTCTTCGTCGGCACCGGACACGGCATCGTCTACCTGGCGCTGTGGTACATCGGCAGCCAGTGGATCTTCCGCGGCTACGCCAGCCTGGCCAGGATGCTGCTGGCCCCCACCGAGAAGACCATGCTGGTCACCAGGGTGCGCGAGCTGTCGGAGTCACGGGCGGACGCGGTGGACACCCAGGCCGCCGAGCTGCGCCGGATCGAACGCGACCTGCACGACGGCGCGCAGGCCAGGATGGTGGCCATGGGCATGAGCCTGGGTATGGCCGAACAACTCATGGCCAAGGACCCCCAAGCAGCCCAGGAACTCCTGGCCGAGGCCCGCCAGGCCAACACCCAGGCCCTGGCCGAGCTACGGGACCTGGTCCGCGGCATCCACCCACCGGTACTGGCCGACCGCGGCCTGGCCGGCGCGGTGCAGGCACTGGTGATGGCCAACCCCCTGCCCACCGACGTGGAGATCGAACTCCCCGGCAGACTCCCCGCCCCGGTGGAGTCCGCGGCCTACTTCGCGGTGGCCGAGGCGCTGACCAACGTGGTCAAGCACAGCGGCGCGGCCAAGGCCTGGGTCCGCCTGACCCACTCCGACGGCCAGCTGCACGTGCTGGTCGGCGACGACGGCCACGGCGGAGCCGACGCCAGCGGCGGCACCGGGCTGCGCGGCATCGAACGCCGGCTGTCGGCCTTCGACGGCCGGGTGATGGTGACCAGCCCGCCCGGCGGCCCCACCGTGGTGGTGATGGACCTGCCGTGCGAACCGGTGCCCTCCACCGTCAGCGGCGACGCCTAG
- a CDS encoding NUDIX domain-containing protein, whose amino-acid sequence MDYVKELRQVLGSRPLVLPGTLVIVRDEAGRILLIDRADTAQWGLPGGYMEPGESLVETGIREVREETGLDVTGLRLHGVWSGTDYFVRYPNGDEVYKATVVYTARVAAGELTPDPEEARQARFFPVESLPGNVFDQELAIIEHYAQGLR is encoded by the coding sequence ATGGACTACGTGAAGGAATTGAGGCAGGTCCTCGGCTCGCGTCCGCTGGTGCTGCCGGGGACGCTGGTGATCGTGCGCGACGAGGCCGGGCGGATCCTGCTGATCGACCGTGCCGACACCGCGCAGTGGGGGCTGCCGGGCGGCTACATGGAACCTGGCGAGTCGCTGGTGGAGACCGGCATCCGCGAGGTGCGGGAGGAGACCGGCCTCGACGTCACCGGACTGCGCCTGCACGGGGTGTGGTCCGGCACCGACTACTTCGTCCGCTACCCCAACGGCGACGAGGTGTACAAGGCCACCGTCGTCTACACCGCGCGGGTGGCCGCTGGCGAGCTGACACCCGATCCCGAGGAGGCGCGGCAGGCCCGGTTCTTCCCGGTGGAGTCGTTGCCCGGCAACGTCTTCGACCAGGAACTGGCCATCATCGAGCACTACGCGCAGGGGTTGCGGTGA
- a CDS encoding NAD(P)-dependent oxidoreductase, producing MSARRILVTGGQGYLGTALTEELVNHGHQVVVVDNGLTSSVRLPLPGVRYLEGDVREPGTWASALAEVDAVVHLAAVVGDPACAVDPDLSWEVNYLGTARVADACRAHRVRDLVLASTCSNYGVSAAAAADVDSPVYPQSVYAESKVHAEHYLLAAAADGGLRPVILRFATLFGLAPRMRFDLAVNVMTARAVHEGVVPVHGGTQWRPFLHVRDAAAAVRLALSGPAAASGGARIYNCGSGRLNHRIADLGRMIAEEVPGATVSIGGGDGDSRDYQVSFDRIRAELGFEPRTSVPAGVREIRDALLAGTPADFTEEFHSDVRMVERAVRERRPNARTRNGGAWPTLIFRAG from the coding sequence TTGTCTGCTCGTCGAATACTCGTTACCGGCGGCCAGGGCTATCTGGGGACAGCGCTGACCGAGGAACTGGTCAACCACGGGCACCAGGTGGTCGTGGTCGACAACGGACTCACCTCCTCGGTGCGGCTGCCGCTGCCCGGGGTGCGCTACCTCGAAGGCGACGTCCGCGAACCCGGCACGTGGGCCTCGGCGCTGGCCGAGGTGGACGCGGTGGTCCACCTCGCCGCGGTGGTCGGCGACCCGGCCTGCGCGGTCGACCCTGACCTGTCCTGGGAGGTCAACTACCTGGGCACGGCCCGGGTGGCCGATGCCTGCCGGGCGCACCGGGTGCGGGACCTCGTCCTGGCCTCCACCTGCTCCAACTACGGAGTCTCCGCGGCCGCGGCCGCCGATGTGGACTCGCCGGTGTATCCGCAGTCGGTCTACGCCGAGTCCAAGGTGCACGCCGAGCACTACCTGCTGGCCGCCGCGGCCGACGGCGGGTTGCGGCCGGTGATCCTGCGCTTCGCCACCCTGTTCGGGCTGGCCCCTCGGATGCGCTTCGACCTGGCGGTGAACGTGATGACCGCGCGGGCGGTGCACGAGGGGGTCGTGCCGGTGCACGGCGGCACCCAGTGGCGACCGTTCCTGCACGTCCGGGACGCCGCGGCAGCCGTGCGGCTGGCACTGTCCGGGCCCGCGGCGGCCTCGGGCGGCGCCCGGATCTACAACTGCGGCTCTGGCAGGCTCAACCACCGCATCGCCGACCTCGGCCGCATGATCGCCGAGGAGGTGCCGGGGGCCACCGTGTCCATCGGCGGGGGTGACGGGGACTCCCGCGACTACCAGGTCTCCTTCGACCGGATACGCGCGGAACTGGGCTTCGAACCGCGCACCTCGGTGCCCGCGGGTGTCCGTGAGATCAGGGACGCACTACTTGCCGGCACACCCGCCGATTTCACTGAAGAATTCCACAGCGACGTCAGAATGGTCGAACGCGCGGTTCGGGAAAGACGGCCGAACGCCCGCACACGGAATGGCGGAGCGTGGCCGACGTTGATCTTCCGGGCCGGTTGA
- a CDS encoding methyltransferase domain-containing protein, with translation MNTEFARYLTEVAEPRLHLGCGANILPGWFNTDARPRTPRVCPLDVTEPFPLPDESVHRVFSEHLVEHIRYPEAVHMMRESFRVLRPGGRLRVATPDLMFLVKLLTEPTPQRAAYLTWATETFIPDAPEPSPAFVVNNFVRAWHHQFIYDVPTLADLLRTAGFQDISQEAVGKSGDVALQGLENVTRMPAGFLELETVVLEAVRPPR, from the coding sequence ATGAACACCGAGTTCGCGCGCTATCTGACCGAGGTGGCCGAGCCGAGGCTGCACCTGGGCTGCGGTGCCAACATCCTGCCTGGCTGGTTCAACACCGACGCCCGGCCGCGCACCCCGCGGGTGTGCCCGCTGGATGTCACCGAGCCGTTCCCGCTGCCCGATGAGAGCGTGCACCGGGTCTTCAGCGAGCACCTGGTCGAGCACATCCGCTACCCGGAGGCGGTGCACATGATGCGGGAGAGCTTCCGCGTGCTGCGCCCCGGCGGCCGCCTCCGGGTCGCCACCCCGGACCTGATGTTCCTGGTCAAGCTGCTCACCGAGCCCACCCCGCAGCGGGCGGCCTACCTCACCTGGGCCACCGAGACCTTCATCCCCGACGCGCCCGAACCCAGCCCGGCGTTCGTGGTGAACAACTTCGTCCGCGCCTGGCACCACCAGTTCATCTACGACGTCCCGACCCTGGCCGACTTGTTGCGCACCGCGGGCTTCCAGGACATCAGCCAGGAGGCGGTGGGCAAGAGCGGTGACGTGGCCCTGCAGGGCCTGGAGAACGTCACGCGCATGCCCGCAGGGTTCCTGGAGCTGGAGACGGTGGTGCTGGAGGCGGTCCGCCCGCCCCGATGA